The Takifugu rubripes chromosome 7, fTakRub1.2, whole genome shotgun sequence genome has a segment encoding these proteins:
- the LOC115250305 gene encoding neuroendocrine convertase 1-like isoform X2: MFSALVLVFGCLLQRKPVTTEGHHGTNRHIFYVVQMDRGIRGARVLAQQHGLEFIQRVGSLENLYTLRDSRGRPDRATFERNLAAVEGVQWVQRQSSHYRDKRLPARGFRQRSTNSSWRSEPPADRQPEEKRSDQCLTFNDPLWPMQWELFAQGEYRVGGLDLNVMPVWCHNVTGDGVVVSIIDDDCNGVY; encoded by the exons ATGTTCAGcgcactggtgctggtgtttgGCTGCTTGCTGCAGAGGAAACCGGTGACCACAGAGGGGCATCATGGCACCAATCGCCACATCTTTTATGTGGTGCAAATGGACAGAGGCATCAGAGGCGCCAGAGTTCTGGCCCAACAGCATGGACTGGAGTTCATACAACGG GTCGGAAGCTTGGAGAATCTGTACACCTTGAgagacagcagggggcgccctgACAGAGCCACCTTTGAGAGAAACCTCGCGGCTGTGGAAGGG GTGCAGTGGGTGCAGAGGCAGAGCAGTCATTACAGAGACAAACGACTTCCTGCCAGGGGCTTCAGACAGAGAAGCACCAACA GTTCCTGGCGGAGCGAGCCTCCAGCTGACAGGCAGccggaggagaagaggagtgacCAGTGCCTCACCTTCAATGACCCGCTCTGGCCCATGCAGTGGGAGCTG tttGCACAGGGGGAGTACAGAGTCGGCGGCCTCGACCTGAACGTAATGCCAGTATGGTGCCACAACGTCACAGGCGATGGAGTGGTGGTCAGCATCATCGACGATG ATTGTAATGGAGTGTATTAG
- the LOC115250305 gene encoding neuroendocrine convertase 1-like isoform X1: MHHPPAPFSTGGSPSARRLCRMDGKGSMFSALVLVFGCLLQRKPVTTEGHHGTNRHIFYVVQMDRGIRGARVLAQQHGLEFIQRVGSLENLYTLRDSRGRPDRATFERNLAAVEGVQWVQRQSSHYRDKRLPARGFRQRSTNSSWRSEPPADRQPEEKRSDQCLTFNDPLWPMQWELFAQGEYRVGGLDLNVMPVWCHNVTGDGVVVSIIDDDCNGVY; this comes from the exons aTGCATCACCCTCCCGCGCCGTTTTCAACAGGAGGCAGTCCGTCTGCGCGAAGGCTGTGTCGGATGGATGGGAAAG GCTCCATGTTCAGcgcactggtgctggtgtttgGCTGCTTGCTGCAGAGGAAACCGGTGACCACAGAGGGGCATCATGGCACCAATCGCCACATCTTTTATGTGGTGCAAATGGACAGAGGCATCAGAGGCGCCAGAGTTCTGGCCCAACAGCATGGACTGGAGTTCATACAACGG GTCGGAAGCTTGGAGAATCTGTACACCTTGAgagacagcagggggcgccctgACAGAGCCACCTTTGAGAGAAACCTCGCGGCTGTGGAAGGG GTGCAGTGGGTGCAGAGGCAGAGCAGTCATTACAGAGACAAACGACTTCCTGCCAGGGGCTTCAGACAGAGAAGCACCAACA GTTCCTGGCGGAGCGAGCCTCCAGCTGACAGGCAGccggaggagaagaggagtgacCAGTGCCTCACCTTCAATGACCCGCTCTGGCCCATGCAGTGGGAGCTG tttGCACAGGGGGAGTACAGAGTCGGCGGCCTCGACCTGAACGTAATGCCAGTATGGTGCCACAACGTCACAGGCGATGGAGTGGTGGTCAGCATCATCGACGATG ATTGTAATGGAGTGTATTAG